The window TAGCAAAAGCTGTTTTACCTCTAAAGTTTGAAAATGGCACTGATCCATTCCTTCCACAGCCTGCAGAATGTAGTTCAGCAGCAGGCTTTCCTTCACTGATGGGGAATGAGAAAAATACAGTCTTCTCTCATTTGGAAAATAATGCAACTTATGACCACTCCTCAATTATAGCGGCAGATAGAAATTCTGGTTTTTCAAAGGAAAAAAGCATTCCAGATACAGTATTTCCTTCAAAGGTTAATAATTCCAGTCAAGACAAAGTACTAAGTTTGAATGAAACAAACTCTATGCAAACTGCTTTAGACAAGAAAAAAGATAGTCGTGGGCGAGGTCCTAAGAGGGAGAGAAAACCAAAACACAACACACGTGCAAAATGGCCTGCAATTATCAGAGATGGTAAATTTATTTGTAGCAGATGTTTTAGAGTTTTTACTAATCCAAGGTCCCTTGGTGGTCACTTGTCTAAACGATCATACTGTAAATCTGTGGATGAAGCTGAGATTTCCCAAGAAGATTTGAGAAGTAGTGGGAAAGCCTCTCTTCTAGCTAATATGATACTTTCCTCAAGTTCTACACAAAATGTGCAGTCATCACCACAATCTGTTGTCAACCCAGAGATATGTCTGAAAGATCAGTCTTTTCTCCAGTCACTTGCAGAAGACCAGTCTACCTTTTTgcaaaaatcttttccaaagcTACCTACATCTAACTTTAATAGTAGATTGAATAAGAGTAGAAGCAAAATTGTTAAACAAGCATTAGAAACTACTGGTATAGAAATTGAAAGGACAATCATTAAACAAGAATCAGACACTATAGCTACAGAAATTGAAAACAAAACTATTAAACAAGAATTAGAAACTACAGGTATAGAAATTGGAAGTAAAATTATTAAACAAACAGAAACTACAGGTACACTTGAAAATACTGACATGCTTCCATTGTTGCCACCTGATATTTGTATCCCTGATGCAACTCAAATGAATAAAGATGTTTTATCAAAAAATGATTTATCACCTTTATTGCAAGATGTATGCAAGAGAGATACCTTAATTACAGACAGTAGTAAGATGCAGAAGATTGAAGAATGCGATTTCCATATTTTTTCTGCAGAAGATCTGCTAAAGACTGTTGAAAATGGTTTTTCCTGCAAGCCATTTTCAAATGGCAGTGTGACATCAAAGAGCATTACAAGCAACAGTTCTCGAGTTTCAGTTATAAGCAGTCCTCAAAGCAGAGCTACAGCACAAATGAATAAGAAGAGAGGGAATAGCAGttctaaaaagaagaaaaaagctggTTCTGTATTGCTTGCAACTTCTACTAATCAAAACTTGTTGGCAGATGAATTAACAGTTCATCCTCTAGCTAAGGACACTGAAGGAAATGATCAAAAGTCACATAATTTACCAAATTTTTTGACAAACTGTGAATCTCAGTTGTTACAAAATCTTACTCAAAAACTTAATACTGACAATCAGATTTGTATGGCAGATACCCAGGAAAGCATTAAAACCAATATGGAACCCCTTTCAGTGCTTGGTTATCCGACTATTAAGATGGAGAACTGTGACTCCCAAAGAGCTCCCTGTTCATGTAACATCAAAGGACATTCTGACTTAAAAATTCCCAATGAAACCATTCAAAAGCTCAAAAAAACTGTGGGTAGGCAAATTATGAAGACTAAAATAAACTCAAAACCACAGATTTCTAACATTACAAATAAACTGGTGGTATCTAGTGATGGTCAAAGTATTCTTGCTGAGTCCCAACAAACCTTAGAAACAAATTGTAACACACAGCTTTTGATGGCAAATGATTTGGGAAAAGTGACATCAACAGATATTACCCAAGTTTCAGCTTGTGCAGCTGCAATTAATTCCAACCATGCAGTTAATTCCTCCTTATCTGAAGTATTGCATAAAGATGATACTCAAGTAATGGACATTTTGGAACGATTGCAGAAATTGAAATTAGAAAATGATATAGTAATTGCAAATATAGACTGTAACACATCGTTAAGTATACCAGCCAATGCATTACTACCCGTTACCACTGTATCAACCCAGCCAGAGACAGACCTTAATCAATTGCTTGATAAAATTAATAAACCCTTTGTGTGTCGGGAGCAGGACTGTATTTACAGTGCTATGACAAAGGATGCACTGTTTAAGCATTATAGTAAAGTGCACCAGTATACATATGACATGGTAATGGAAATCAAGAAGAATCAACTTAAGTTCGCACCTTTCAGATGTGTGGTACCTTCTTGTCCAAAAACATTTACAAGAAATTCAAATCTCAGAGCACACTGCCAATCAGTGCATCATTTTACATCAGAGGAAAtggtaaaattaaaaataaaaagaccttATGGAAGACGATCTCTAAATGAAACTGATTCAACTACACAGACAGTAGGAATAAAAAAACTGAAGACTGCAACAATAAAAATGGAAAAGAGAAGTGAACCTCTTTTGGTAACAGAAGGAATGAAAGAAGTTCGTATAAACTGTGGTCAAGAGTTGGAGAGCAAACAAGAATACCTTCCTGGAGTAGTTACTGTTTCTCAAGATAAGGCTAAAGTATTATCTTCAATTAAGAAAAATAATAGAGAGTTAAAAGGTCATAAGAACCCAAAAGCACGTAGAGAATCAAAGGTCCGTAGAGAGTTTAAAGGCCGCAAAGATTTAAAAGGACTACAAGAATTAAAAGGAGTTAAAGGAATTAAAGAATTAAAAGGAAACAAAATTCGAAGGCATCggaaggaaagagaaggaagCAAACGCAAGAGACCAGAACAAAATGATAGCTCATTTCCTGGTATCTATAGTCCCTATCGCCCTTATAGGTGTGTCCACCAAGGTTGTGTTGCAGCTTTTACAATACAGCAAAACTTGATTCTTCATTACCAAGCTGTACACAAGTCTGAGCTACCCAATTTTTCATTGCAGATAGAAGAGGATAGTGATCTATATAAAGAAGAGTGTGATGACATTGAAATCAAGGAAGGTGTAAAAGAATTTAGGTGCCAAGAAAGTGACTGCTCTAGAATTTTTCAAGAGGTTGCTAGTCTAATACAACATTATATAAAGCTTCATGAATTGATTCCAGAAGAAATTGAAAGTATGATGTCATTCataaattttggaaaatttagctGCGACCAATTACAGTGTACATGCACATTTACAACACCTTGTAGTTATATTTCACATCTTGAAATAGACCAtggaattaaaataaaacaaaaagtggaAGAAGATTGTATATATAAGTGTGACTGTGAAGGCTGCGATCGTGTTTATGCAACTAGGTCTAATCTTTTGAGACACATATATAACAAGCACAGTGATAAACATAAAGCTCATCTTATTAGACCCAGAAAATTGagagatgatgatgatgatgctgATGATGAAAATGTCCTAGCCAATACAATTGAAGAAAAATTGTTGAAGGTGAAACATAGAACTAAAATTAGATTAGAAAAAGAACCAAAAGCTACCaagacaaaacaaagaaaaatttgcTCAGATAGCAAGAATTCACAGAGTGGCCAGGTTCGAAAAAACAAGCCTTTGATCTCTTTAAAGTGTGGTAAGCATAATTACTCAATAAAGACTAGAAATGAAGCTTTGCTTGAGTGTTCTGATAAGCTAACAACACAGTATCCATGCATGATAAAGGAGTGCTCATCTGTAGTTACAAGTCAGCGTAATATCATTAGACATTATAAATGTCACAGGTTAAGTAGAGCTTTTGTCTTGCAGAACAAAAATATTCTTATTATCTGCAAAAGGAAATCAAGTTCACATGCCAAAGTATTCCCTTTAGATCAAGAGGAAACTGAAGATAAAAAGCATGTGGCAAAAGAATCTGATACATATTTGTCAGAAAGCAGTGATGAATTGAGCACTTCATCACAGAGTGAAAGAGGAAAAGATGAAATGGATGAACTTGCAGAACTGTTTATTACAAAACTAATAAATGAGGACAGCAAAGGTTGTAACAACCAAACTATGAGCTCTTCCAGTACAAACAGTGACATACAGGAAACCAGCTCTTGCAGTTCAGAAAAGCAAAGAGCAAGTAAATCAAAGAgagctaaaaaagaaaaatatgtttccccaaataaaagaataaaagttGAATCGCATGAGGAACTCTCGGCAACTGAGGTGAGTAGCACACACAGTGGTGAGGAAACTTCCATTGCCATTCAGAACTCTGAAGAGCCACCCCCCTTTGACTGGAGTTCATTTAAACCTATGGGGTTTGAAGTGTCATTCCTTAAGTTCCTTGAGGAATCGGCagttaaacaaaagaaaaacatggACAGAGATGCCAATAAAGGATCACTTTTAAGCGGAAGAAAATCAAATGAAAAGATAGTCTTGGAAGACAGCAATCAGTCATGGACAAGTTCAGAAAGTGAAACCTTTGTACAGTTTGCCAATCCTTCAAAGCTTCAGTTCTGTGAAAATGTGCAAATTGTTTTGGACAAGACTCTGAAAGACATTACTGAGCTTGTGTTGAAACAGCTCCAGGAAATGAAACCTACAGTTGTTTTGGAAGAAATTGAAGAGCATCAGGATGGCTCAGTTCTCACAGTGGCAAAGAAATTAAGTTTTGATAGTGAGGAGAGAAGTCGCAGTACAGATAATGTATTGTAAACATGTCAAAACACTTTTTGTTTGAATAGGAGGCCATTGAGCATGCTTGTAATTGTGTAgcctttttttacttttactttttgtTGGAGTGATTTaacccaacaaaaaaaaaccatgacATTTGTCATGTAAAGCTTTATTTGTGTTATCCCTATGGGACTTAAGGAACCAGAATCATTACTTCATTCATGTAAATATTCGAGCAAAACCTCAAAATGTTTCTATTGACAAACTGTCCTTTTCAGAAACTAAATCTTTGTGCTTTTTGTGTGATTGATATCGATCACAAGTTCACTGCTCATGTATAACAGTACCCTTTATTTGTAGATAcatttttgtatatatttattattgTAAATCATTTGCTGCAGCTAGCAGTGTGTAAGTCTAAACTATTAAATTACACATTTATATTCTCAATTTTAATTTGTAATTAAGTGATCAAGTTTTTAAAATTGTCCTTACCCCATATTAAATTAAAAAGCTTTTTGAAATAACACTAGACGTGTCAGCCGTAACAGTGTATTTTGCAAAGAATATTTGTTTGCTAGGAAGCAGATTAATATTATATTTCCTAGGTGTAACAATTATGCAAGCCACATGCTCTTAATTTTTTGTTGTTAATTTGAGTTTTTAGATAACATACAATTGTACACATTCTTTAGTAATATCTTACAATTTCACATATTTATCCTGGCATTCAGTTGGTTGCAAAGATACTCTGATTCTAAGACTCAAAATGTGAAGAACAAgtttacattttaaaaattaaaatatttgatatcaaATGAATTGTGGACATGCATAGAAACATAAGTACAGTAGTGTGGAATGGTGTATATATTCAAGGTGCTGATTGTGACGTAGCCCAGTATTGCCTTAAATAAAATCACACTTCGTTTCTTGTTTTAAACATGATCTTTATAAGGGTTTTCTTTCCCCATGAAGTTAACGGATAGTGTTTTACAGAGAGGTATAATCATTAACTAAATACTGCTAACTGTTTGAATTTTGTGTAAAATATCTAGGGATCATTTCTTTAGTTTTACAGTACTTATTTAGTGTTCAGTGGACACCACATGGTTAGTTTATCCAGAAGATGTATGCATACCTTTTAACCTCGAATAAAAAAAGAATTGGTACCTTACAAGAAAACATTAACCCAAGCAAGGGTAGTAGGAACAACCCAAGGAAAGGAAGCTTGGTACTAGatgaaaaattatttattcagcaAATAGTACAAGAAATTTGAGTCCTTTGAATTTCTTGCACCATAGACTGAATAAAGAATTCTTCATCTAATGCCAGGTTTCTTTATTTTGGGTCCTTCATACCATACTTGTTTGTGACTAACTTTTTAGACGACAGGTCATGTTGAGGAAGATGTTTATGTGATCCCAAATGTGTGTACATTGTTTGAATGATAACTTGTGTGCAAGGGGAAGGCACTGTAAGAACCATTCTGAACATACAGGATCTGAAGTTTCATTGAAAGGTGTAAAAGCTGTATGGGAAATAAGATTTGCACAACTTTTTATTACATTGTGCTTGTTGTAAAGGTCTCCTGTATACAGTTAGGACAAGTTAGTTATATAAAATTAATTACATAAAACTTTCCTCAAGGGAATGTTAAATCCCTAAGCTCCCTGTTCTTTTAAATCCTAACCCTGTCTCTGATAAAATCCAAGATTCATAGTGAAATCTCCAACTTTAGATTCTAATAATAATTCAGATAGCGCTTCCTATAGATTAACATTTACCTTCAGAATTCTAGATgttttaagagcataagaattgccgctgctgggtcagactggtggtccatcgtgcccagcaatccgctcacgcggtggccccctggtcaaagaccagcgccctaactgagactagctctacctgcgtacgttctgattcagcatgaacttgtctaactttgtcttgaattccctatgatagactccggaagagcgttccaattttctaccactctctgggtgaaaaagaacttccatatgttcgtacggaatctatctcctttcaattttagagagtgccctctcgttctccctaccttggagagggtgaacaacctgtccttatctaccaagtctattcccttcagtaccttgaatattttgatcatgtcccctctcaatctcctctgttcgagggagaagaggcccagtttctctaatctttcgttgtacggcaactcctccagtcccttaaccatattagtcactcttctctggaccctttcaagtagtaccatgtccttcaagtacggcaaccagtgctggacgcagtactccaggtgagggtgcaccatagctcagtacaacagcatgataactttctccgatctgttcgtgatcccctttatcattcctagcattctgttcgcccttttcgctaccgccgcacattgcacggacggcttcatcgacttgtcaatcagaactcccaagcctccttcctgggaggtctctccaagtaccgccccggacatcctttatttgtgcatgagatttttgttacctgcatgcatcactttacaattatccatgttgaacctcatttgccatgtcgatgcccttcctcgagcctgattgtcacgttgcagatcttcacaaaccccctatgtcttcactactctgaataccttcgtatcgtctgcaaatttaatcacctcactcgtcataccaatgtttagatcgtttataaagatgttgaagagcacgggtccaagcaccgagccctgcggcaccccactggtgatactcctccagtcagagtattgtccatttacccccactctctgtt is drawn from Geotrypetes seraphini chromosome 3, aGeoSer1.1, whole genome shotgun sequence and contains these coding sequences:
- the ZNF292 gene encoding zinc finger protein 292 isoform X2, with product MVTLLEYVEKWKTSEDPLPLLEVYTMAIQSYSKARPYLTSECENVAFVLERLALSCVELLLCLPQELPDKHWEEFQTSVQVSHKKLMEHGSFELRLLSNLTQENGVWKNPLLQSILSQEPLEQERVNKFLVLEGPILLGMRIKHLLKIKQVSQATALAKVCADNQEINIKGSFTQLYLVCLCAASPNIKLMETIANVDCKDALEMICNLESEGDEKTALILCAAFLSRQLQHGEMYCAWELTLFWSKLQQRVDPSIQVYLERCRQLSLLTKTVYHIFFLIKVIQSETEGAGLATCIELCVRALRLDSTENTNVKISVCKTISCLLPDDLEVKRACQLSEFLLEPTVDAYYAVEMLYNQPDQKYDEESLPVPNSLRCELLLVLKTRWPFDPEFWDWKTLKRHCLALMGEEASIVSSIDELNDSEVYEKLENFPEENTGTSINGITNFYGDDSNIFKNVQDEKQKKREIKKMREKGFISARFRNWQAYMQYCVLCDKEFLGHRIVRHAQKHYKDGIYSCPICAKNFVAKEVFVPHVTLHVKQSCKERLAAMKPLRRLGRPAKIPNMNRKANAKAKQEQRPIKKNSLYSEDFIVFNDNDGSDDENDNKGRSFECELSPIQKQVAVNEFSCPVTLCKKGFKYLKNLIAHVRAHRDNEEAKRFLEMQSKKVICHYCRRHFVSVAHLNDHLQMHCGSKPYICIQMKCKAGFTSYAELLTHRKEHPVFRAKCMFPNCGRIFSGAYLLYDHEAQHYNTYTCKFTDCGKVYHSEIELQKHLDDHGTLSKDVLKTEDQTDSYTEFAHLQAEEDPKANGNIEQILTSEPVSSNLSSVMCHTSDEMKTNAAVAKQIQFSTNVSEQTGALCTDGLDHSTSADILSQVLSPSANILDQILLPPTGVLGQGLSPTTGVLTQDISPDDNSLEQGEAAITSSTLKMPPLNSGMHIFMKPSKLSAASSVINTGNALLEQIYTTVEEAYNNSSVPVLPEIKGKSVSQPQVHDVTNHDSQNIARNVGNMVPFNMQSQNLYESSLAMPEFKDTIKAAANLFNLPLKALEDIPFIQPQSSLDTPLPAPSVPQPAPVQKFNCTVEGCTRIYNSIQSIGKHMKTTHPDHYAAFKLERKLKKSQRSRNLVKATSDSKLAFCKPSQVVGPSNSAFPQQTKCTVNPSYSKQVQSITNSLFPTPLNSLASPMLSSVESIIDQGLSALVKSDPETVLNPQAENLANAAFTSQLEAIAKAVLPLKFENGTDPFLPQPAECSSAAGFPSLMGNEKNTVFSHLENNATYDHSSIIAADRNSGFSKEKSIPDTVFPSKVNNSSQDKVLSLNETNSMQTALDKKKDSRGRGPKRERKPKHNTRAKWPAIIRDGKFICSRCFRVFTNPRSLGGHLSKRSYCKSVDEAEISQEDLRSSGKASLLANMILSSSSTQNVQSSPQSVVNPEICLKDQSFLQSLAEDQSTFLQKSFPKLPTSNFNSRLNKSRSKIVKQALETTGIEIERTIIKQESDTIATEIENKTIKQELETTGIEIGSKIIKQTETTGTLENTDMLPLLPPDICIPDATQMNKDVLSKNDLSPLLQDVCKRDTLITDSSKMQKIEECDFHIFSAEDLLKTVENGFSCKPFSNGSVTSKSITSNSSRVSVISSPQSRATAQMNKKRGNSSSKKKKKAGSVLLATSTNQNLLADELTVHPLAKDTEGNDQKSHNLPNFLTNCESQLLQNLTQKLNTDNQICMADTQESIKTNMEPLSVLGYPTIKMENCDSQRAPCSCNIKGHSDLKIPNETIQKLKKTVGRQIMKTKINSKPQISNITNKLVVSSDGQSILAESQQTLETNCNTQLLMANDLGKVTSTDITQVSACAAAINSNHAVNSSLSEVLHKDDTQVMDILERLQKLKLENDIVIANIDCNTSLSIPANALLPVTTVSTQPETDLNQLLDKINKPFVCREQDCIYSAMTKDALFKHYSKVHQYTYDMVMEIKKNQLKFAPFRCVVPSCPKTFTRNSNLRAHCQSVHHFTSEEMVKLKIKRPYGRRSLNETDSTTQTVGIKKLKTATIKMEKRSEPLLVTEGMKEVRINCGQELESKQEYLPGVVTVSQDKAKVLSSIKKNNRELKGHKNPKARRESKVRREFKGRKDLKGLQELKGVKGIKELKGNKIRRHRKEREGSKRKRPEQNDSSFPGIYSPYRPYRCVHQGCVAAFTIQQNLILHYQAVHKSELPNFSLQIEEDSDLYKEECDDIEIKEGVKEFRCQESDCSRIFQEVASLIQHYIKLHELIPEEIESMMSFINFGKFSCDQLQCTCTFTTPCSYISHLEIDHGIKIKQKVEEDCIYKCDCEGCDRVYATRSNLLRHIYNKHSDKHKAHLIRPRKLRDDDDDADDENVLANTIEEKLLKVKHRTKIRLEKEPKATKTKQRKICSDSKNSQSGQVRKNKPLISLKCGKHNYSIKTRNEALLECSDKLTTQYPCMIKECSSVVTSQRNIIRHYKCHRLSRAFVLQNKNILIICKRKSSSHAKVFPLDQEETEDKKHVAKESDTYLSESSDELSTSSQSERGKDEMDELAELFITKLINEDSKGCNNQTMSSSSTNSDIQETSSCSSEKQRASKSKRAKKEKYVSPNKRIKVESHEELSATEVSSTHSGEETSIAIQNSEEPPPFDWSSFKPMGFEVSFLKFLEESAVKQKKNMDRDANKGSLLSGRKSNEKIVLEDSNQSWTSSESETFVQFANPSKLQFCENVQIVLDKTLKDITELVLKQLQEMKPTVVLEEIEEHQDGSVLTVAKKLSFDSEERSRSTDNVL
- the ZNF292 gene encoding zinc finger protein 292 isoform X3, with translation MAIQSYSKARPYLTSECENVAFVLERLALSCVELLLCLPQELPDKHWEEFQTSVQVSHKKLMEHGSFELRLLSNLTQENGVWKNPLLQSILSQEPLEQERVNKFLVLEGPILLGMRIKHLLKIKQVSQATALAKVCADNQEINIKGSFTQLYLVCLCAASPNIKLMETIANVDCKDALEMICNLESEGDEKTALILCAAFLSRQLQHGEMYCAWELTLFWSKLQQRVDPSIQVYLERCRQLSLLTKTVYHIFFLIKVIQSETEGAGLATCIELCVRALRLDSTENTNVKISVCKTISCLLPDDLEVKRACQLSEFLLEPTVDAYYAVEMLYNQPDQKYDEESLPVPNSLRCELLLVLKTRWPFDPEFWDWKTLKRHCLALMGEEASIVSSIDELNDSEVYEKLENFPEENTGTSINGITNFYGDDSNIFKNVQDEKQKKREIKKMREKGFISARFRNWQAYMQYCVLCDKEFLGHRIVRHAQKHYKDGIYSCPICAKNFVAKEVFVPHVTLHVKQSCKERLAAMKPLRRLGRPAKIPNMNRKANAKAKQEQRPIKKNSLYSEDFIVFNDNDGSDDENDNKGRSFECELSPIQKQVAVNEFSCPVTLCKKGFKYLKNLIAHVRAHRDNEEAKRFLEMQSKKVICHYCRRHFVSVAHLNDHLQMHCGSKPYICIQMKCKAGFTSYAELLTHRKEHPVFRAKCMFPNCGRIFSGAYLLYDHEAQHYNTYTCKFTDCGKVYHSEIELQKHLDDHGTLSKDVLKTEDQTDSYTEFAHLQAEEDPKANGNIEQILTSEPVSSNLSSVMCHTSDEMKTNAAVAKQIQFSTNVSEQTGALCTDGLDHSTSADILSQVLSPSANILDQILLPPTGVLGQGLSPTTGVLTQDISPDDNSLEQGEAAITSSTLKMPPLNSGMHIFMKPSKLSAASSVINTGNALLEQIYTTVEEAYNNSSVPVLPEIKGKSVSQPQVHDVTNHDSQNIARNVGNMVPFNMQSQNLYESSLAMPEFKDTIKAAANLFNLPLKALEDIPFIQPQSSLDTPLPAPSVPQPAPVQKFNCTVEGCTRIYNSIQSIGKHMKTTHPDHYAAFKLERKLKKSQRSRNLVKATSDSKLAFCKPSQVVGPSNSAFPQQTKCTVNPSYSKQVQSITNSLFPTPLNSLASPMLSSVESIIDQGLSALVKSDPETVLNPQAENLANAAFTSQLEAIAKAVLPLKFENGTDPFLPQPAECSSAAGFPSLMGNEKNTVFSHLENNATYDHSSIIAADRNSGFSKEKSIPDTVFPSKVNNSSQDKVLSLNETNSMQTALDKKKDSRGRGPKRERKPKHNTRAKWPAIIRDGKFICSRCFRVFTNPRSLGGHLSKRSYCKSVDEAEISQEDLRSSGKASLLANMILSSSSTQNVQSSPQSVVNPEICLKDQSFLQSLAEDQSTFLQKSFPKLPTSNFNSRLNKSRSKIVKQALETTGIEIERTIIKQESDTIATEIENKTIKQELETTGIEIGSKIIKQTETTGTLENTDMLPLLPPDICIPDATQMNKDVLSKNDLSPLLQDVCKRDTLITDSSKMQKIEECDFHIFSAEDLLKTVENGFSCKPFSNGSVTSKSITSNSSRVSVISSPQSRATAQMNKKRGNSSSKKKKKAGSVLLATSTNQNLLADELTVHPLAKDTEGNDQKSHNLPNFLTNCESQLLQNLTQKLNTDNQICMADTQESIKTNMEPLSVLGYPTIKMENCDSQRAPCSCNIKGHSDLKIPNETIQKLKKTVGRQIMKTKINSKPQISNITNKLVVSSDGQSILAESQQTLETNCNTQLLMANDLGKVTSTDITQVSACAAAINSNHAVNSSLSEVLHKDDTQVMDILERLQKLKLENDIVIANIDCNTSLSIPANALLPVTTVSTQPETDLNQLLDKINKPFVCREQDCIYSAMTKDALFKHYSKVHQYTYDMVMEIKKNQLKFAPFRCVVPSCPKTFTRNSNLRAHCQSVHHFTSEEMVKLKIKRPYGRRSLNETDSTTQTVGIKKLKTATIKMEKRSEPLLVTEGMKEVRINCGQELESKQEYLPGVVTVSQDKAKVLSSIKKNNRELKGHKNPKARRESKVRREFKGRKDLKGLQELKGVKGIKELKGNKIRRHRKEREGSKRKRPEQNDSSFPGIYSPYRPYRCVHQGCVAAFTIQQNLILHYQAVHKSELPNFSLQIEEDSDLYKEECDDIEIKEGVKEFRCQESDCSRIFQEVASLIQHYIKLHELIPEEIESMMSFINFGKFSCDQLQCTCTFTTPCSYISHLEIDHGIKIKQKVEEDCIYKCDCEGCDRVYATRSNLLRHIYNKHSDKHKAHLIRPRKLRDDDDDADDENVLANTIEEKLLKVKHRTKIRLEKEPKATKTKQRKICSDSKNSQSGQVRKNKPLISLKCGKHNYSIKTRNEALLECSDKLTTQYPCMIKECSSVVTSQRNIIRHYKCHRLSRAFVLQNKNILIICKRKSSSHAKVFPLDQEETEDKKHVAKESDTYLSESSDELSTSSQSERGKDEMDELAELFITKLINEDSKGCNNQTMSSSSTNSDIQETSSCSSEKQRASKSKRAKKEKYVSPNKRIKVESHEELSATEVSSTHSGEETSIAIQNSEEPPPFDWSSFKPMGFEVSFLKFLEESAVKQKKNMDRDANKGSLLSGRKSNEKIVLEDSNQSWTSSESETFVQFANPSKLQFCENVQIVLDKTLKDITELVLKQLQEMKPTVVLEEIEEHQDGSVLTVAKKLSFDSEERSRSTDNVL